One window of the Klebsiella oxytoca genome contains the following:
- a CDS encoding fimbrial protein — protein MKSTHAGWLLAAILAASSPTLQAADVTITVNGKVVAKPCTVSTPNATVELGDLYTFNLISAGSSSSWHSVVLNLSNCPIGTSRVTATFSGTADATGYYRNQGTAGNIQLELQDTNGTTLNNGAKKEVQVDDTTQAVSFPLRVRALTVNGGATQGTILAVINITYTYA, from the coding sequence ATGAAATCGACCCATGCCGGATGGCTGCTGGCTGCAATACTGGCGGCGTCCTCCCCGACGCTGCAGGCCGCCGACGTCACCATTACCGTTAACGGAAAAGTGGTCGCCAAACCCTGTACCGTTTCCACCCCCAATGCCACCGTCGAGCTAGGCGATCTCTACACCTTTAACCTGATATCAGCCGGATCTTCTTCATCCTGGCACAGCGTGGTGCTCAACCTGAGCAACTGTCCGATCGGCACATCACGGGTTACCGCCACCTTCAGCGGTACGGCGGATGCCACCGGTTACTACAGAAACCAGGGTACCGCCGGAAATATCCAGCTGGAGCTGCAGGATACCAACGGTACCACGCTGAACAACGGCGCCAAAAAAGAAGTACAGGTTGATGACACCACCCAGGCCGTCAGCTTTCCGCTACGGGTCAGGGCGCTGACGGTTAACGGCGGTGCCACCCAGGGAACGATTCTGGCGGTGATAAACATCACCTACACCTACGCCTGA